A genome region from Leptodactylus fuscus isolate aLepFus1 chromosome 6, aLepFus1.hap2, whole genome shotgun sequence includes the following:
- the LOC142210044 gene encoding keratin, type I cytoskeletal 19-like, translated as MTQSTKQVKSGSIQGSCQTTTQNAPVHQTTSANSHQGTSHQIRHRRHFRAPSVHGGSGGKGISISNHFSQGWNTGIAHNSHGNHFASHGVHNILRYDGLLCCNEKEIMQQLNNRLASYMEKVCSLEQENSQLERNIREWYEKNQPDGLPDCSNYLRTIQELQNQIPAAYVENTKVFLDLDNAKMAADDFKNKLQLEMSLRTNIESDINGLQRVLERLNMEICSLQTTVQDLQDELQELKKGHQEEVNCLRTQLGARVSVEVDAAPCVDLNSVLSKIRQQYENLMERNLREVEEIFLARSEELNREVISGSELLQSVAGNLTELKRTVQTLEIELQSQRSMNSALEESLLETESNYGSQIGQLQRLINNVESELGQVRFDLEQQNIEYKLLMDQKNYLEMEIATYKRLIEGPDMQHMKSASIHQSENEQHQNFKVHQTTTKVYQNKC; from the exons ATGACCCAAAGCACCAAGCAGGTTAAATCTGGATCAATCCAAGGAAGCTGCCAAACAACAACTCAAAATGCACCTGTCCATCAAACAACGTCCGCTAATTCCCACCAGGGGACAAGCCATCAGATACGCCACAGAAGACATTTCAGAGCTCCCAGTGTCCATGGAGGATCAGGTGGAAAAGGTATTAGCATCTCCAATCACTTCTCTCAAGGCTGGAACACTGGAATTGCACATAATAGCCATGGAAATCATTTTGCTAGTCATGGAGTTCACAATATATTAAGGTATGATGGTCTCTTATGTTGTAATGAGAAAGAAATCATGCAGCAGCTAAACAACCGGTTGGCTTCATATATGGAAAAGGTATGTTCCTTGGAGCAAGAGAATAGTCAACTGGAGAGGAACATTCGGGAATGGTATGAGAAGAACCAGCCTGATGGTCTGCCTGACTGCAGCAATTACTTGAggaccattcaggagctccaaaACCAG ATTCCTGCTGCCTATGTGGAAAATACCAAAGTGTTTTTGGACTTGGATAATGCCAAAATGGCTGCTGATGACTTTAAGAACAA GCTCCAGCTGGAAATGAGTCTGAGGACAAACATCGAGTCTGATATTAATGGTCTCCAAAGAGTATTAGAAAGACTTAACATGGAGATATGTTCCTTACAGACAACTGTTCAGGACCTTCAGGATGAGCTTCAAGAATTGAAGAAAGGACATCAGGAG gAGGTGAACTGTCTACGTACACAGCTCGGTGCCAGGGTCAGTGTTGAAGTGGATGCTGCCCCATGTGTGGATCTAAATAGCGTGTTGTCAAAGATCCGACAACAGTATGAAAATCTGATGGAAAGAAATCTACGAGAGGTTGAAGAAATCTTCCTTGCAAGG AGTGAAGAACTGAATCGAGAGGTTATTTCTGGGTCCGAGTTGCTGCAGTCAGTTGCTGGTAACCTCACTGAGTTAAAGCGCACCGTGCAGACTTTAGAAATAGAACTTCAAAGTCAACGAAGCATG AACTCTGCCCTTGAGGAGTCACTCCTTGAGACTGAATCCAATTATGGCTCCCAAATTGGCCAGTTACAACGCCTGATCAATAACGTGGAGTCTGAATTGGGCCAGGTACGCTTTGATCTGGAGCAGCAAAATATTGAATACAAACTGCTTATGGACCAGAAGAACTACCTGGAAATGGAGATCGCCACATATAAACGTCTTATAGAGGGGCCTGACATGCAGCACATGAAAAG